A region of the Streptomyces sp. NBC_00442 genome:
GGAGGCGCCGCCGGAGCTGCTCGCGGCCGCCCTCGGCTCGTTGCGGATCTTCGCCGGGTACTCGGGCTGGGGGCCGGGCCAGCTGGAGGACGAGCTCTCGGAGGGGGCCTGGTACGTGGTCGAGTCGGAGCCGGGCGACGTGTCGTCCCCGGAACCGGAGAACCTGTGGCGGGCGGTGCTGCGCCGCCAGCGCAACGAGCTCGCGATGGTGGCGACCTATCCGGACGATCCCTCGCTCAACTGACACCGGGACCGGCACTCGGGCCGCCCGGACCGGCACCCGGACCCATGCCCGGACCGACGCCCGGACCGGCACCCGGTGACACCCCTCCACTCAATCCGGTTGCCTTCAGTACCCTTGGTGGTTATGAGCACTCTTGAGCCCGAGCGCGGGGCAGGTACGGGGACCCTCGTAGAGCCGACACCCCAGGTGTCGAACGGCGACGGCGACCACGAGCGCTTCGCCCACTACGTCCAGAAGGACAAGATCATGGCGAGCGCGCTCGACGGCACGCCCGTCGTCGCGCTCTGCGGCAAGGTCTGGGTGCCGGGGCGCGACCCGAAGAAGTACCCGGTCTGCCCGATGTGCAAGGAGATCTACGAGTCCATGAGCGCCGGCGGGGACAAGGACAAGGGCGGCAAGGACAAGAAGTAGCGAAGCAGCGAAGCGGCGAAGTAACGGAGTAGCAGGGAGCGACGTAGCAGGAAGCTCCTGCCGCCTCCACTTCAACGGCCCCCGGGGTGTGCGTGACGCACACCCCGGGGGCCGTTTTGCGTCGGTCGGCGGCTACGGGTTGTCCAGACCTCTTGCCGCGAGCTTTGCCTCCGCCATAACCTCCTCCCTGTTGTGCAGTATGCGAAACGCTCGTTGCGTATGTTGCAACGCCATGGGGAGGATTTCTGCCGTGAAGCTGCCCGAGACGTCCAAGCTGTCCGCCCGAACCGCCTTTCCACTGGCGGCCCTTGCCCTCGTCGCGCTCGCCGCGTGCGCCCCGCAGACGTCCGGCGACGGAGCGAAGGGGGACGACAAGAACGGCACCCTGCGGGTCTGGCTCTTCCAGGAGGTGAGCAACGGCCCCAAGCAGAAGGTGGTGGACAGGGCCGTGGCCGCCTTCGAGCAGGCCCACCACGGCGCCGACGTGCAGGTGGAGTACATACCCGTCGACACCCGGGCCCAGCGGATCAAGGCCGCCTTCAACGACCCCGGCTCCGCGCCCGACCTGATCGAGTACGGCAACACCGATACGGCCGGCTACGTGAAGGACGGCGGACTCGCCGACGTCAGCGCCGAGTTCGCGGCGTGGAGCGAGGCGAAGGACACCGACCCGACGGCGAAGCAGTCCGTCACGGTCGGCGGAAAGGTCTACGGCGCCCCGCTGTTCGTCGGCGTCCGAGCGCTGTACTACCGCACCGACGTCCTCAAGGACCTCGGCATCGCCGTGCCGAAGACCCAGGACGAACTGATCGCGACCGCCAAGAAGATCCACCGGGCCCAACCCGGCCTGTACGGACTCGCGGTGGGCGGTGCCTACACATACGGGGCGCTGCCGTTCCTCTGGGCCAACGGCGGCGAACTGGCCACCGAGAACGGCGGGAAATACACCTCCGCCCTCGACGGCGACGCCGCCCGCAAGGGCATCGCCGCCTACACCTCGCTCTTCGGCGACGACAACTGCCCCGCCGCCAAGTGCGCCCAGATGGGCGGCAACGCCACCGTCACCGCCTTCGCGAACGGCAAAGCGGCCATGGCGATCGGCGGGGACTTCAACCACGCAGCCGTCGAGGCCGGCACGGTCAAGGGCAAGTACGCCGTCGTGCCGCTGCCGGGCCTCGCGCCGGGCTCCGTCGCCCCGGCCTTCGCCGGCGGCAACAACATCGGTGTACTGAAGAGCAGTTCGCACCGCACGCTCGCCGTCGCCCTCATGGAGCAGCTCACCGGTAAGGCGACCCAGCGCGAGATGTTCGACGCGATGGGCTTCCTGCCGACCTACACCGACGTACGGGCCGATGTCGCGAAGAAGCAGCCGTTCGTCGAGCCCTTCGTCCGCACGCTCGCCGCGGGCGCCAAGTTCGTTCCCGCGTCGCCCGGTTGGGGCCAGATCGACTCCTCGCTCGTCCTGCCCACGATGTTCCAGGAGGTCGTCAGCGGAAAGAAGGACGTGGCCACGGCGTCGTCGGACGCGGCGAAGAAGATGAACGAGGCGTTCGGAGCGGCGGGTTGAGCCCCTTGACGGCCGAGCGCGGCGCGGCCGCACGGACGACGGCGGCGCCGAAGCCACCGTCCCGACGTCCGCGCGGCGGAGCGCGCGGCCGCGCGCTCCGGGGGGCGGGCTGGACGCCGTGGCTCTACCTGGCCCCCGCCCTCGCCGTCCTCGGCGCGCTGCTCGTCTACCCGGTCTGTCAACTCGGCCTGATCTCCTTCCTGCAGTACACCCAGGCCCAGGTCAGCGGCGGCGAGCCGACCCGTTTCCAGGGCCTGGACAACTACGCCACGCTGTTCTCGGACAGCCAGTTCTGGTCGGTTCTGCTCGCCACCCTCGTCTTCGCGGCGGCCTGCGTCCTGAGCACCCTCGCGATCGGCTGCGCGCTCGCCGTCCTCCTGACACGCGTACGGGCCCTGCCGCGGCTCGCGCTGATGCTGGCCGCGCTGGGGGCGTGGGCGACCCCCGCGATCACCGGCTCGACGGTCTGGATGTTCCTCTTCGACCCCGACTTCGGCCCCGTGAACCGGGTGCTGGGCCTCGGGGACCACTCCTGGACGTACGGCCGCTACAGCGCGTTCCTGCTCGTTCTGCTCGAAGTGGTGTGGTGTTCGTTCCCGTTCGTGATGATCACGGTGTACGCCGGGATCCGGGCCATTCCGGGCGAGGTGCTCGAAGCGGCCGCCCTCGACGGCGCATCGCAGTGGCGGATCTGGCGGTCCGTCATGGCGCCGATGCTCCGCCCGATCCTCACGGTCGTCACGATCCAGTCCGTCATCTGGGACTTCAAGGTGTTCACACAGATCTACGTCATGACCAACGGCGGCGGCATCGCGGGCCAGAACCTGGTCCTCAACGTGTACGCCTACCAAAAGGCGTTCGCCTCCTCGCAGTACAGCCTCGGCTCGGCGATCGGCGTCGTGATGCTGCTGATCCTGCTGGGGGCGACGCTGATCTATCTGCGGTTGCTGCGGCGGGAGCGGGACGGGGAGGAACTGTGAGGTGGCGTAGCGGTGTTGGCGAGCCGGGGGGTGAGGGTTCGGCTACGGCTACGGCTACGGCTTCGGCTTCGGCTTCGGCTTCGGTTACGGCTATGGGTTCAGGTACGGCTACGGCTTCGGCGCTGGCTGCCTGGAGACGCCGGCCCGGACGGCTGGTTGCCGAAGGGGTCGCGGTCCTCGTGGCCGTGGTGGTCGCCTTCCCCCTGTACTGGATGGTCCTTTCCGCCTTCAAGCCGGCGGGAGAGGTGCAGTCGGCGCACCCCAGGCCCTGGACCCTCTCCCCCTCCCTCGACTCCTTCCGGCGGGTCTTCACCCAGGAGGACTTCGGGCGGTACTTCCTCAACAGCCTCGTCGTGGCGGGCAGTGTCGTCGTCCTCTCCGCGCTGATCGCCTTCCTGGCGGCGACGGCGGTGACACGCTTCCGGTTCAGGTTCCGCACCACGCTGCTGATCATGTTCCTGGTGGCGCAGATGGTGCCGGTCGAGGCACTGACGATCCCGCTGTTCTTCCTGATGCGAGACATGGGACAGCTCAACACGCTGGGCTCGCTGATCCTGCCGCACCTCGCGTTCTCGTTGCCCTTCGCGATCTGGATGCTGCGGGGGTTCGTGAAGGGGGTGCCGGTCGCGCTGGAGGAAGCGGCGGCGCTCGACGGGGCGAGCCGTACGAGGTTTCTGTGGCAGATCCTGTTTCCACTGGTCTTCCCGGGGCTGGTGGCGACCAGCGTCTTCTCCTTCATCTCCGCGTGGAACGATTTCCTGTTCGCGAAGTCGTTCATCATCAGCGACACGTCGCAGTCGACGCTGCCGATGGCCCTGCTGGTCTTCTTCAAGCCGGACGAGAACGACTGGGGCGGGATCATGGCGGGGTCGACGGTGATGACGGTGCCGGTGCTGGTGCTCTTTGTCGTGGTGCAGCGGAGGTTGGTTTTGGGGGTGGGCGGTGCGGTCAAGTGAGCGCGGCTCGTTGCCCGGGGTCGCCTGTCCCCAACTCCCTGGGGCTGCGCCCCGGACCCCGGGGGGTTTTCCCACCCTCCCGCCCGTGCGGCAACTCCGAAGGGTGCGGCCCCCTGGGGCTCCGCCCCGGACCCCCCGAGGGGCTCCGCCCCTCCAACCCCGGCGGGGGCTCCGCCCCCTGCACCCCCGTTCGCGCCTAAAGGGCGCTCGTCCTCAAACGCCGGACAGGCTGAGGACGCCTCCACCGAGCCCCGCCAAGGGCGCGGGGAACCGCACGAGAAGCAAGCACGGCCCGCACACGACAACCGGCCGTTCAAGGGGCGCGGGGAACTGCGCGCCCAGCCGTCCACGGCCCGCACACGACAACCGGCCGTTCAAGGGGCGCGGGGAACTGCGCGACCAGCCGTCCACGGCCTGCGGCCGAAAGCGGGTTTCAGGGGCGCGGGGAACTGTGCGAGACGCGGGCACGGTCCGCGGACGAAAGCGAACCGGGGTTTTAGGGGCGCGAGCAACTACTCAACGGTCCGCGGCCGAAGGCCGACCCACCCCCGGAGGGTCTCGGGAAGGGGCGGGGTGGGGGAGGACAAAGACAGCAACCCATCCACCCATCAGCAACCCAACACCCCCAGCAACCCATCAACCCATCAGCCCGGCAACCCACCAGCACCCTCACAACACCCAAGGAACCCAACCCCAATGGACAGCAACACCCTCATCCCCACCCCCTCCTCCATCCACGCCACCCCCACCTCCACGGGCGCTCTCAGCTCCACTCCCACCCCCACCCCCACCCCCACCCCCGCCCTCACCCCCTCCACCACCCTCCACACCACCCCCGACACCCACCCCCTCGCCGCCCTCCTGCGAAGTACGGTCGGCGCCGCGACCGGGCTCGGGCTGGTGGATGGGGTGGATGGGGTGGATGGGGGCGAGGGAAGTAGTGGACCCGGTGGGGCCGATCGGGTTGTGCTGCGGGTCAGCCCCGACATCGCCGGGCGGCACGGCCCCGAGGGCTACCGGCTCTCGACCGACCGCTCCCTCGAAGACGTCGCCGTGCTCATCGAGGGCGGCACCCCCGCCGGCGTGTTCCGCGGCATGCAGACGCTCCGCCAACTACTCGGCCCCGACGCCTTCCGCAAGGCCCCGCTGCGCAGCGGACAGAGCGAACAGAGCGGCCAGCGCGGACAGAGCGGCCAGCGCGGACAGCACTGGCCGCTGCCCCCGGTCACCATCGAGGACGCACCCCGGTTCGCCTGGCGCGGGCTCATGCTCGACGTGGCACGGCACTTCATGCCGAAGGACGGCGTGCTGCGCTACCTCGACCTCATCGCCGCCCACAAGCTCAACGTCTTCCACTTCCACCTCACCGACGACCAGGGGTGGCGGATCGAGATCAAGCGTTATCCCCGGCTCACCGACGTCGGCGCGTGGCGCGGTCGTACGAAGTGGGGGCATCGCGCATCGCCGCTGTGGGACGAGAAGCCGCACGGGGGTTACTACACCCAGGACGACATCCGCGAGATCGTCGCGTACGCGGCCGAACGGCACATCCGCGTCGTCCCCGAGATCGACCTCCCGGGCCACTCGCAGGCCGCCATCGCCGCGTACCCCGACCTCGGCAACACCGACGTCGTCGACACCGCCTCCCTCTCCGTCTGGGACACCTGGGGCGTCAATCCGAACGTACTCGCCCCCACGGACAACACCCTCCGCTTCTACGAAGGGGTGCTGGAGGAGGTGCTGGATCTGTTTCCCGAGGACGTCTCGCCGTTCATCCACATCGGTGGGGACGAGTGCCCCAAGGAGCAGTGGCAGAAGTCGGACGTCGCGCAGGAGCGGATCCGTGAACTCGGGCTCGCGGGCGAGAACGAGCTCCAGTCCTGGATCATCCGGCACTTCGACGCCTGGCTGAGCGCCCGCGGGCGGCGCCTCATCGGCTGGGACGAGATCCTGGAGGGCGGCCTCGCACCCGGCGCCGCCGTCTCGTCCTGGCGGGGCTACGGCGCCGGGATCGCCGCCGCCGAGGCCGGACACGACGTGGTGATGTGCCCCGAGCAGTACGTGTACTTGGACCACCGGCAGGCCGCGGGCGCCGACGAGCCCGTGCCCATCGGGTTCGTCCGCACCCTTGAGGACGTCTACCGGTTCGAGCCCGTTCCGCCACAGCTCGGCCCCGAGGCCGCCGCCCACATCCTGGGCACCCAGGCCAACGTGTGGACCGAGGTGATGGAGAACCAGTCCCGCGTCGACTACCAGACGTTCCCGCGCCTCGCCGCCTTCGCCGAAGTCGCCTGGAGCGCGCTGCCCGCCCCGGCCCACCGCGACTTCGCCGATTTCGAACGGCGAATGGCCGTCCACTACAAGCGCCTTGACGCGCTCGGCGTCGACTACCGCCCGCCGACCGGCCCGTTGCCGTGGCAGCAGCGCCCCGGCGTGCTCGGACGCCCGATCGAGGGGGCGCCCCCAAACAGGTGAGCCCGTGCCCAACGTGGCCGCCGGGCGGCCCTCTCCCTGGGACCGTGGCCCCGGGGCACGGCCGCCCGGCCGCGACCGGCTGCGAGGAAGACCGCTGTGACCAACACCCGGTGTGCGGAACGAGGCGTACCGCATAAGTCGTACAAGGCTTGCGAAACCGGAACATTCCCCAGGTCGGGGACGGAAGCGCGCTTCGTGGACCCTCCCGTCGGGCGGCACGGAAGATGTGCCAGAGTTGCCACGTCCGGGCTGTGAGCACGTACGGTACGGCCATCAGCAGGTGGCCACAGACGGCACAGTCGTACGGCCGGGACACCGGGAAGGGGCAGCTGGGTTGACCACGCACGCACCGCAGGCGGCGCAGTCGGTGACGCTGCCTGCCTCACTGGACGAGGCCGTGGCGGCGCTCGCGGCCATGCCTGCCGCCGTGCCCGTGGCGGGCGGCACCGATCTGATGGCGGCGGTGAACCGGGGCCTGCTGCGCCCCGCGGGACTCGTCGGACTCGGCCGGATCAACGAGATCCGCGGCTGGCAGTACCAGGACGGCCACGCCCTGCTGGGCGCCGGTCTCACTCATGCCCGCATGGGGCGCCCGGACTTCGCGGCGCTCATTCCGGCGCTCGCCGCGGCCGCGCGCGCCGCGGGCCCCCCGCAGATCCGCAACGCGGGCACGCTCGGCGGCAACATCGCCTCCGCCGCCCCCACCGGTGACGCGCTGCCCGTGCTCGCCGCGCTCGAAGCCACCCTCGTCATCGCGGGCCGCGACGGCGCCCGGCGCGAGATCCCCGTGTCGCACCTGCTGGCCGGCCGGGACATGCTCGCCCCGGCCGAGTTGATCGGTTATGTCCGGGTGCCGCTGCTGCACGCGCCCCAAGTTTTCCTCAAGGCCACCGGCCGCACCGGCCCCGGCCGCGCCACCGCGTCGGTCGCCGTCGTCCTCGATCCGGCCCGCCGCGGAGTGCGCTGTGCGGTCGGCGCGATCGCGCCGATGCCCCTGCGCCCCCTCGAAGCCGAGCACTGGATCGCCTCGCTCATCGACTGGGACGGCGAGCGCGCGGCCCTCGCCCCGGAGGCGCTCGGCGCGTTCGGTGAGTACGTGGCCGCCGCCTGCATCCCGGACCCGGCGCCACCCGCGGACGGCTCACCGCCCCCGCCCCTCTCGCCCGCCGTACTGCATCTGCGGCGCACCGTCGCCGCGTTGGCCCGACGAGCACTGGGGAGGGCGCTGTCGTGACCGACCGCAACAACGAGCACGAGCACGAGCCCGAGCGCGAGCACGAGCCGGAGCGCACGCACGAGCCGGAGCGCACGTACGATCACGGGCCCGGCCAAGGGCATGGTTACGGTTACGGCCAGGCGTCCCGGCACGGTGCCTGGGAGCCGGTTCCGCACGGCGGCGAGTACGAGCCCGACGCGACGGCGTTCGTCCAGCTGCCCCCGGACATGGACCTGATGAGCGGCGCCCCGCTCGCGGCGCCCGGCCACGGCTACGTACCGCCGATGATCGTGCCGCTCACCCCGGCCGCTGCCACGGACCCCGGCGCGACCGGTGTCTGGCGCATCCCGACCGAACTGACCGGCCCCGGCCAGGATGCGCCCGGCGCGTCCGAGGGCGACCCCGCGCCCGGCGCGCAGACCGTCGTGTGGCCGGAGCCCCCCGCGCCCGCGCCGGTGCCGGCCACTGCGACCCAGCCTGCCCACGACCCGTCCACCACGGCCCAGTGGAACTTCGCCGACGAGCCCTCCCTCGCGGGTACCGGCCAGTGGACGATCCCGGTCGTCCGGGATGAACTCCCCGAAGAATCGGGCGAGTTCACCACGTCGTCGCTGATCGAGCAGTGGGGTTCGACCCCACCCGCCACCCTCCCGGGCGGCGCCCCGGCGCCCTGGGCCAACCAGTTCCCGGAGCCCGCGCCGGAGCCCACTCCGGAGCACGGCCCCGTGTCGGAGCACGCGTCCGTGCCCGATCCCGTTCCTGTTGCCGATCCCGAGCGCGAGCCCGAGCCCGATGGCTTCACGCCGGAGCATGCGCCGGGCACGGCCGACCCCGCCGGGCCCCCGGACGCGCCCCGAGCAGCTGAGGCACAGGAAGCACAGGAAGCATCGGCAGCACCTGCTGTGCCGGACGCGCCGGAGGCCCCCGCCCCCGAGCCGCTCCCGGACGAGTCCGTCGCCGTCGAGGCCGTTGAGCCCGTCGCGGCCGTTGAGCCCGTCGCCGAGCCCGCCCCGGACCCCTCCGCCCCGGCCGGCGAATCCGACGTACGCGATGCACCTGACCTTCTCGATGCACCTGGCCTACCCGACGTACCCGACGTACTCCCGGCCCCCGAAGCCGCGGCCGTCGCCCCGGGGCACGACCTGGAGCACCCCCGCGCCTCCTACGTGCTGCGCGTGAACGGCGCCGACCGGCCCGTCACCGAGGCCTGGGTGGGGGAGTCGTTGCTCTACGTGCTGCGCGAGCGGCTCGGGCTCGCGGGCGCCAAGGACGGCTGTTCGCAGGGCGAGTGCGGGGCGTGCAACGTCCAGGTGGACGGGCGGCTCGTCGCCTCCTGCCTGGTGCCCGCCGCGACCACGGCCGGCAGCGAGGTCCGTACTGTCGAGGGGCTCGCCTCCGACGGCGAACCCTCCGACGTGCAGCGGGCCCTGGCCGAGAGCGGGGCCGTGCAGTGCGGCTTCTGCATCCCCGGCATGGCGATGACCGTGCACGACCTGCTCGAAGGCAACCACGCGCCCACCGAGCTCGAAACGCGTCAGGCGCTCTGCGGCAACCTGTGCCGCTGCTCCGGCTACCGCGGCGTGCTCGACGCCGTGAAGGACGTCGTGGCGGGCCGCGAGGCGGCCGGAGCCCTGGCCGAAGAGGCCCGCATTCCGCACCAGGCACCCCCCGGGGCCGGCAGCGCCAAGCCCCCGCACACGCACGACGGAGGCATGGCGTGAGCAACGACGCAGCCACCGCGACGGTCGAAGGCGCCACCTCGGTGGCGGGGCCGGAGCAGCAGCCGCCCGCGCACGGGATCGGCGCGTCGCTCGCGCCCGTCGACGCGCGGGCCAAGACCGAGGGCACCTTCCCCTACGCGGCCGACCTGTGGGCCGAGGGCCTGCTGTGGGCGGCCGTGCTGCGCGCCCCGCACGCGTCCGCACGCATCGTCTCCATCGACACCACGGCCGCCGCCGCCATGCCGGGCGTACGGGCCGTGGTGACCCACGCCGACGTGCCGGGCGACCCGGCGTTCGGCCGGCGCATCGCCGACCGCCCCGTGTTCGCGGCCGAGTTCGTACGCCACCACGGCGAGCCCATCGCCGCCGTGGCCGCCGACCACCCGGACACCGCGCGCCTGGCGGCCGCGGCGATCGCCGTCGAGTACGAGGTGCTCGAACCGGTCACCGACCCGGAGAAGGCGTTCGCGGCCGAACCGCTGCACCCCGACGGCAACTTGATCCGGCACATCCCGCTCCAGTACGGCGACCCCGACGTGACCGGAGAGGTCGTCGTCGAGGGGCTGTACCGGATCGGCCGCCAGGACCCGGCCCCGATCGGCGCCGAGGCGGGCCTCGCCGTGCCGCGCCCCGACGGCGGCGTGGAGCTCTACACCGCTTCCACCGACCCGCACAGCGACCGCGACCTGGCCGCCGCCTGCTTCGGTCTTGAGCCGGACCGCGTCAAGGTCGTCGTCACCGGCGTGCCCGGCGCGACCGGCGACCGCGAGGACCTCGGCTTCCAACTCCCGCTGGGGCTGCTGGCGTTGAGGACCGGCTGCCCGGTCAAGCTGGCCGCCACCCGCGAGGAGTCCTTCCTCGGCCACGCCCACCGCCACCCCACCCTGCTGCGCTACCGCCATCACGCGGACGCAGAGGGCCGCCTGGTCAAGGTCGAGGCACAGATCCTGCTCGACGCGGGGGCCTACGCCGAGGCCTCGTCCGAATCCCTCGCCGCGGCCGTCGCGTTCGCCTGCGGTCCGTACGTCGTGCCGCACGCCTTCGTCGAGGGCTGGGCGGTGCGCACCAACAACCCGCCGTCCGGACACGTCCGGGGCGAGGGCGCGATGCAGGTGTGCGCGGCCTACGAAGGCCAAATGGACAAGCTGGCAGCGAAGTTGGGCATCGACCCGGCCGATCTGCGGATGCGCAACGTGCTCGCGACGGGCGATCTGCTGCCCACCGGCCAGACGGTGACGTGCCCGGCCCCGGTGGCCGAACTCCTCAGCGCAGTAAAGGACTTCCCGCTGCCGGTGCTGCCGAAGGACGCCCCCGAGGACGACTGGCTGCTGCCGGGCGGTCCGGAGGGCGCGGGTGAGCCGGACGCGGTGCGACGCGGAGTCGGCTACGCGCTCGGCATGGTCCACATGCTCGGCGCCGAGGGCACCGACGAGGTCTCCACGGCCACGGTCAAGGTCCACGACGGCGTCGCCACCGTCATCTGCGCGGCCGTCGAGACCGGCCAGGGCTTCACCACGCTCGCCCGCCAGATCGTCCAGGAGACCCTGGGTATCGAGGAAGTGCACGTGGCGCCGGTCGACACCGACCAGCCCCCGGCGGGTCCCGCCACCCACGGCCGCCACACCTGGGTGTCCGGCGGCGCGGTCGAGCGCGCGGCCAAGATGGTCCGCACCCAGCTGCTCCAGCCCCTGGCGCACAAGTTCGGGATGTCCACGGAGCTGCTCCAGATCGCCGACGGCAAGATCACCTCGTACGACGGTGTCCTGTCGACCACCGTCACCGAGGCCATGGACGGCAAGGAACTGTGGGCCACGGCCCAGTGCCGCCCGCACCCCACCGAGCCGCTCGACGAGACGGGCCAGGGCGACGCGTTCGTGGGCCTGGCGTTCTGTGCGATCCGCGCGGTCGTCGACGTCGACATCGAGCTCGGCTCGGTCCGCGTCGTCGAACTCGCCGTGGCACAGGACGTCGGCCGTGTCCTCAACCCCCGCCGGCTCGCGGCCCGCATCGAGGCCGGAGTGACCCAGGGCGTGGGTGCCGCCCTCACCGAGAACCTGCGCACCTCGCGCGGCCGGATCCGCCACCCCGACCTCACGGGCTATGCCCTGCCGACCGCCCTGGACGCCCCAGACATCCGCATCGTGAAGCTCGTCGAGGAACGCGACGTGGTCGCCCCCTTCGGTGCGAAGGCCGCGAGCGCCGTCCCGGTCGTCACCTCCCCGGCCGCGATCGCCTCCGCGGTCCGCGCCGCGACCGGCCGCCCGGTCAACCGCCTCCCGATCAGGCCGCAGGCGGCGGTGGTGCAGGGCTAGGGCCTGTCCGGCGGATCTGGTTGGCTGATGCAAAGATCCGGCCTGTACGGGGAGTTGGCATGGCCTTCGAGGACGAATGGCGCCGGTCGCACGCGAACGCCGCCATCTTCCTGTGCGAGCGCCCTGACCTTCCGAGGGGGCTCTCGCTGCCTCCGTCGGAGAGATATGTCGAGTGGGACATCCTCGGCAGGCCGGGCCCCGGACACGCCCCGCACCCGAGAGGTCCTGGCCGGCCTGCTCAAGCAAGTACGTGCGGTTCGCGCAGCAAAAACTCAAGTGCGCGCACGAATCAAGCAGTTGGAGGCCGTGGCGGGAATCGAACCCGCGTAACTCGCTTTGCAGGCGAGTCCCTGAGCCACTCGGGCACACGGCCATGTGTTGGTGCGTTGTGACGACCGTAGGGGCTGGGGTGCCGGCCGGGGAAGGGGAGGGGGCGGGCTGCAATGCGACTGCCATGTGGCGTTCACGGAAGGGCATGGGCAGGTGTGGGTGGCCGGCGGTGTCTCCGTCCAGCCGGCGGTGTCTCCGTCCATCGGACTAGGGCGGGATCCGTCTTTCGACAGGGGTCAGTGGCCCTTATGGCCCTTACGCTGGGCGGATGAGCGCCCTTGAACCGTCCGACGCCGCCCTCGTCGATCTCCCCTCCGGCGAGGCCGGTGGTGCCGGAGACGGCGGTGCGGGCGGGATCCTCGGGCGTGAGCGCCGCGCGCTGAGTTTCGGGATCATCACCGTCGTGCTGCTCATCGCGTTCGAGGCGACCGCCGTGGGTACGGCGATGCCCGTCGCGGCGCGGGAACTCGGCGGGGTGTCGCTGTACGCGTTCGCCTTCTCCGCGTACTTCACGACGAGCCTGTTCGGGATGGTCGTCGCGGGGCAGTGGGCCGACCGGCGCGGGCCGCTCGGGGCGCTCGGCGTAGGGATCAGCGGGTTCGCGGCGGGGCTGCTGCTGTCCGGGACCGCGCTGAACATGTGGACGTTCATCGCGGGACGTGCCGTGCAGGGGCTCGGCGGAGGTCTGGTCATCGTCGCGCTGTACGTCGTCATGGGGCGGGCCTACCCCGCCCGGCTCCAGCCGACGATCATGGCGGCGTTCGCGGCGGGCTGGGTCGTGCCCTCCGTGGTCGGGCCGCTCGTCGCGGGGACGGTCACCGAACAGCTGGGCTGGCGTTGGGTGTTCATCGGGATCCCGGTGCTCGTGGTGTTCCCGTTGGCGCTCGCGCTGCCCGCGACGCGGCGCATGGCGTCCGGCCCCGCCGATCCGACGGCGCCCGCCGAACCCCTCGACCGGCGCCGGATCAAGCTGGCGCTCGGGATCTCGGTCGGGGCGGGGCTGTTGCAGTACGCGGGGCAGGACCTGAGGTGGCTGTCCGTGCTGCCGTTCGCGGCCGGCGTGGCCCTGCTCGGACCCGCGGTCACCGGACGGCGCGCTCTGCTGCCGCACGGCACGTGGCGGGCGGAGCGGGGGCTGCCGGCGGTGGTGCTGCTGCGGGGGATCGCCGCGGGGTCGTTCATCGCGGCGGAGTCCTTCGTGCCGCTGATGCTCGTCACCCAGCGCGGACTGACCCCCACGATGGCCGGTCTCTCGCTCGCCGTCGGCGGGGCCACGTGGGCGCTGGGCTCCTACGTCCAGGCGCGGCCCCGGATGGAGGCGCACCGGGAGCGGCTGATGGTGACCGGGATGATCCAGGTCGCCCTCGCGATCGTGGCCGCGCCGAGCGTGCTCGTCGCGGCGGTGCCGGTGTGGGTGGTGGCCGTCGCGTGGGGCGTGGGGTGCTTCGGCATGGGCATGGTCATCACCTCGACGAGCGTGCTGCTCCTCAAGCTTTCGGCGCCGCACGAGGCGGGGGCGAACTCCGCGGCGCTCCAGATCTCGGACGGGCTGTCCAACGTGTTGCTGCTCGCGGCGGGTGGGGCGGGGTTTGCGGCGCTGGGGGGTGGGGCGGTGGCGGGGGCCGCGGGGGTTGCGGGGGCGCACCCGGGGGCGTTTTTGGTGGTGTTTCTGCCGATG
Encoded here:
- a CDS encoding FAD binding domain-containing protein, which encodes MTTHAPQAAQSVTLPASLDEAVAALAAMPAAVPVAGGTDLMAAVNRGLLRPAGLVGLGRINEIRGWQYQDGHALLGAGLTHARMGRPDFAALIPALAAAARAAGPPQIRNAGTLGGNIASAAPTGDALPVLAALEATLVIAGRDGARREIPVSHLLAGRDMLAPAELIGYVRVPLLHAPQVFLKATGRTGPGRATASVAVVLDPARRGVRCAVGAIAPMPLRPLEAEHWIASLIDWDGERAALAPEALGAFGEYVAAACIPDPAPPADGSPPPPLSPAVLHLRRTVAALARRALGRALS
- a CDS encoding 2Fe-2S iron-sulfur cluster-binding protein, which produces MTDRNNEHEHEPEREHEPERTHEPERTYDHGPGQGHGYGYGQASRHGAWEPVPHGGEYEPDATAFVQLPPDMDLMSGAPLAAPGHGYVPPMIVPLTPAAATDPGATGVWRIPTELTGPGQDAPGASEGDPAPGAQTVVWPEPPAPAPVPATATQPAHDPSTTAQWNFADEPSLAGTGQWTIPVVRDELPEESGEFTTSSLIEQWGSTPPATLPGGAPAPWANQFPEPAPEPTPEHGPVSEHASVPDPVPVADPEREPEPDGFTPEHAPGTADPAGPPDAPRAAEAQEAQEASAAPAVPDAPEAPAPEPLPDESVAVEAVEPVAAVEPVAEPAPDPSAPAGESDVRDAPDLLDAPGLPDVPDVLPAPEAAAVAPGHDLEHPRASYVLRVNGADRPVTEAWVGESLLYVLRERLGLAGAKDGCSQGECGACNVQVDGRLVASCLVPAATTAGSEVRTVEGLASDGEPSDVQRALAESGAVQCGFCIPGMAMTVHDLLEGNHAPTELETRQALCGNLCRCSGYRGVLDAVKDVVAGREAAGALAEEARIPHQAPPGAGSAKPPHTHDGGMA
- a CDS encoding xanthine dehydrogenase family protein molybdopterin-binding subunit — translated: MSNDAATATVEGATSVAGPEQQPPAHGIGASLAPVDARAKTEGTFPYAADLWAEGLLWAAVLRAPHASARIVSIDTTAAAAMPGVRAVVTHADVPGDPAFGRRIADRPVFAAEFVRHHGEPIAAVAADHPDTARLAAAAIAVEYEVLEPVTDPEKAFAAEPLHPDGNLIRHIPLQYGDPDVTGEVVVEGLYRIGRQDPAPIGAEAGLAVPRPDGGVELYTASTDPHSDRDLAAACFGLEPDRVKVVVTGVPGATGDREDLGFQLPLGLLALRTGCPVKLAATREESFLGHAHRHPTLLRYRHHADAEGRLVKVEAQILLDAGAYAEASSESLAAAVAFACGPYVVPHAFVEGWAVRTNNPPSGHVRGEGAMQVCAAYEGQMDKLAAKLGIDPADLRMRNVLATGDLLPTGQTVTCPAPVAELLSAVKDFPLPVLPKDAPEDDWLLPGGPEGAGEPDAVRRGVGYALGMVHMLGAEGTDEVSTATVKVHDGVATVICAAVETGQGFTTLARQIVQETLGIEEVHVAPVDTDQPPAGPATHGRHTWVSGGAVERAAKMVRTQLLQPLAHKFGMSTELLQIADGKITSYDGVLSTTVTEAMDGKELWATAQCRPHPTEPLDETGQGDAFVGLAFCAIRAVVDVDIELGSVRVVELAVAQDVGRVLNPRRLAARIEAGVTQGVGAALTENLRTSRGRIRHPDLTGYALPTALDAPDIRIVKLVEERDVVAPFGAKAASAVPVVTSPAAIASAVRAATGRPVNRLPIRPQAAVVQG